The DNA region CAAACCTCAAATTTAAACGGAAGATTTATGGTACCCCAAACTGATTGTACCGGGTTCAATATAAATTTCCGGTGTAATTAGTCCCTTTGTGTCATGTGTTTCTAAATCAACTCGTAAATTTCCTTGAGAAGTCACCCCAACTACTTTACCTGAAAGATTGTTGACGTAGACGCGATCGCCCATATTTATAAGCAAATCTAAATAGTGAGACAAGAGTACCTTTACTCCTTCTTGGTAAAGGCACTCCATACCGGATTCTATTCCTAGCAAGACTTTAGAGGTGAGCATTTCCAGACAACAAATTGCTCTGAAATCTTGAGAAGCTTGCCACGATTCCAGATTGATTCCAGTTTCTGGTACTGGGTTTGTCCAGTTAATACCAACACCAATTACTGCTTGAGTGATTTGTCCTTTGTTTACTTTGGTTTCTGTCAAAATGCCGCCTAGTTTGCGACCATTTAAAACTAAATCGTTGGGCCACTTTATCCCAACATCTACACCGCATTGGCGCAATTGAGACGCAATTCCCCAAGCAGTAGCAAAAGTTAGCTGGTAGCTGTCAGTAGCCTCTATTTTGTGGTCTAAACAAATCGCTACGGAAACATATAATCCGCCAACCGGAGAAATCCACTCACGGCCCCATTGTCCCCGTCCAGCAGATTGTACAGTGGCGATTACTACTGTTCCTGAAATTGCCCCTTGGTTGAGTAAGTTCCAGAGGGTTTGATTTGTTGAAGAGACACTTTCAAAAAAGTGGAGGGAAAATGGTAAATATGTATACTTACGCCCTGCTTTCAAGGCTGCTTCCAAGTTTTGCAAATTAAATCCCACAGCAATTAACCCAAATTCCGTTGTTCAAGTTAGCATTGATTGGCTGATGAGTGAGTTCTGTTTAGGTTTGGTTGAAGATGCACACTTGGCACTGGCACAATTGGGAAGGACTGCCCTATCTAACTTGTAGTATTCTGGAACGTTGGCATCACGGCTTCTTTACCCAGCAGTTTTGGCCGCGATCGCCACAAGTTATCACAGAAGTATTGCAACCAGAGGCATCAGTCTATCGCTTAAAGCAGGTTCATGGCAATACTGTTCTCACCCCTCAAGAAGTTGAAAGCATCTTTTGCTCTGCTGAGGAGGATTTAGCATCGGCGGATGGTTTACTTAGCGAACA from Nostoc commune NIES-4072 includes:
- a CDS encoding biotin--[acetyl-CoA-carboxylase] ligase; this encodes MGFNLQNLEAALKAGRKYTYLPFSLHFFESVSSTNQTLWNLLNQGAISGTVVIATVQSAGRGQWGREWISPVGGLYVSVAICLDHKIEATDSYQLTFATAWGIASQLRQCGVDVGIKWPNDLVLNGRKLGGILTETKVNKGQITQAVIGVGINWTNPVPETGINLESWQASQDFRAICCLEMLTSKVLLGIESGMECLYQEGVKVLLSHYLDLLINMGDRVYVNNLSGKVVGVTSQGNLRVDLETHDTKGLITPEIYIEPGTISLGYHKSSV